Proteins from one Mycoplasma sp. Pen4 genomic window:
- a CDS encoding ABC transporter ATP-binding protein, which translates to MLTMFKILPRKIKWLFASGIFLVLLNVAFTMLLPIALSQFLPLLFKDATDPKFTIEIFKREVYSSTDQQTVFHVLIVATIILIVLATLTSVISTMIIVWAGERASNFYRDRLFAKYQKLSLKDISQLTPESMITRINDDVAVFWDFLVGASTALIKAPLFFIVGLIFAFSTDINLTWSIIAVIPFLLFVVGYIFIKVNPLLSKNRKNLDRITKEVQETIGGTRFIKANNLQESQFQKFDNANKTWLKTEKNIFKYFALGTPTFFVIINLVIIFIYAMAQHQLNGLFDAGATHDQKTQMMSNINLFIEFEVLIALGIIMFSQFLGNYFRARVSSKRIVEVFDYKYDELQVEDGLSFIDSDESIHYGVEFKNVNFKYFEHADEYALKDINFKIDGGKTLGIIGPTGSGKSTIANLIVNNMKYTEGNILINNKEVKDVNSVELHKRVAIVYQEALLYSGTIKSNMLFAKPDATDEEIKEALDASCSYNFIIQFPERENRVVAQRGKNLSGGQKQRLSIARSLLLKPKVLVLDDSTSALDNLTTNRLIKNIKQNYDCTTIIISQKINSIKHADKILVMNNGEILAQGTHDELIKNCQWYHDINANQLEQ; encoded by the coding sequence ATGCTGACAATGTTTAAAATTTTGCCTAGAAAAATTAAATGATTGTTTGCTTCGGGAATTTTTTTAGTATTACTAAATGTTGCCTTTACAATGTTATTACCAATTGCATTAAGTCAATTTTTACCATTGTTATTTAAAGATGCAACTGATCCAAAGTTTACTATTGAAATTTTTAAAAGAGAAGTTTATAGTAGCACTGATCAACAAACTGTTTTTCATGTCTTGATTGTAGCGACAATCATTTTAATTGTTTTAGCGACATTAACTTCTGTTATAAGCACTATGATAATTGTTTGAGCGGGTGAGCGGGCTTCAAACTTTTATCGTGATAGATTATTTGCCAAATATCAAAAATTAAGTTTAAAAGATATTTCTCAATTAACACCAGAGAGCATGATTACAAGAATTAATGATGATGTTGCTGTGTTTTGAGACTTTCTGGTTGGAGCGTCTACCGCTTTGATTAAGGCTCCGTTGTTCTTTATAGTTGGATTAATATTTGCGTTTTCAACTGATATTAATTTAACTTGATCAATTATTGCGGTTATTCCATTCTTATTATTTGTAGTTGGATATATTTTTATTAAAGTTAACCCACTTTTAAGTAAGAATAGAAAAAATCTTGACCGTATTACAAAAGAAGTTCAAGAAACTATTGGTGGAACAAGATTTATTAAAGCAAACAACTTACAGGAAAGTCAATTTCAAAAATTTGACAATGCCAATAAGACTTGATTAAAGACAGAAAAAAATATTTTCAAATATTTCGCTTTAGGAACACCTACATTCTTTGTTATTATCAACCTAGTTATTATTTTCATTTATGCAATGGCACAACATCAATTAAATGGTTTATTTGATGCTGGTGCAACACACGATCAAAAAACACAAATGATGTCTAATATTAACTTATTTATAGAGTTCGAAGTATTAATTGCATTAGGAATCATTATGTTTTCGCAATTCTTAGGGAACTACTTTAGAGCTCGTGTCTCATCTAAACGTATCGTTGAAGTATTTGACTATAAGTATGATGAATTGCAAGTTGAAGATGGTTTATCATTTATTGACTCAGATGAATCGATTCATTATGGTGTTGAGTTCAAAAACGTTAACTTCAAATACTTCGAACACGCCGATGAGTATGCTTTAAAAGATATTAATTTCAAAATTGATGGTGGTAAAACACTCGGTATTATTGGACCAACGGGTTCTGGTAAATCTACAATTGCCAACTTAATTGTTAATAATATGAAATATACCGAAGGAAACATTTTGATCAACAACAAAGAAGTAAAAGATGTTAATTCGGTTGAATTACATAAAAGAGTGGCAATTGTTTACCAAGAAGCCTTATTATATTCAGGAACAATTAAATCAAATATGTTGTTTGCTAAACCTGATGCAACAGATGAAGAAATTAAAGAAGCACTTGATGCATCTTGTTCATATAACTTTATTATTCAATTCCCTGAAAGAGAAAATAGAGTCGTTGCACAAAGAGGAAAAAACCTATCTGGTGGTCAAAAACAACGTTTATCAATTGCGCGTAGTTTATTATTAAAACCAAAAGTATTAGTTTTAGATGATTCAACATCAGCACTTGATAATTTAACAACAAATAGATTAATAAAAAATATCAAACAAAATTATGACTGTACAACAATAATTATTTCTCAAAAAATTAATTCAATTAAACATGCAGATAAAATCTTAGTTATGAATAATGGTGAAATTCTTGCACAAGGTACTCATGATGAACTTATCAAGAATTGTCAATGATATCACGATATCAATGCTAACCAGTTAGAACAATAA
- a CDS encoding ABC transporter ATP-binding protein — protein MDQLQEARDLGTELKKEHKQKTKINYFQTFKQLVKYLSADKLKLSLALTFSFLNSACYVIGSFIIGTIAQLYFQTPIETGVPLNDAQHNQFIWMLVGLALSFIAYGFIRYYEQKLYISIAFNAGARLRTELMTKLYKLPVSFYDKNKSGNLLSTLIVDINNISNSSFQMLTQTWTSFFNILISIIVMSIVSGLLTIIVLPISILLFGFVFLFMKKSQPYFVRVQDAFGRLNAFVEEMVANTKVTNAFNQREKVYKELEEITLNIRNSAYKGDSIAKLFDTWYGLISNTVILLITVLAAQFALNGTNIWTSVPFFQTGSGGRANSAVIILYVSLNWNFMGPFQNILSSLFNAQVGIASTSRVFKLISIQEPSRDHETIIIDNIKGEVEFKDVYFKYNPEALEYQLKAASFKVKAGQTVAIVGPTGAGKTTIINLLSKYYDYERGSITIDGNEIRNINTKSLRDNMTIVLQDSFLFNETILENLKMSNKNATFEEVEKAAKMTNVHHFIMSLPNGYDTVVENNGSNISQGQRQLLSLTRAILSNKSLLILDEATSNIDSSTEQIVQASMLELMKNKTSFVIAHRLSTIKNADLIIVVNNGLILEQGTHKSLLEKQGFYYNLYTSQFDL, from the coding sequence ATGGATCAATTACAAGAAGCACGTGATTTAGGTACTGAACTTAAAAAAGAGCATAAACAAAAAACAAAAATAAACTACTTTCAAACATTCAAACAATTAGTTAAATACTTATCTGCAGATAAATTAAAACTATCATTAGCTTTAACCTTTTCTTTCTTAAACTCAGCATGTTATGTTATTGGTAGTTTTATAATTGGAACTATTGCACAACTTTATTTCCAAACACCAATTGAAACTGGAGTTCCTTTAAATGATGCACAACATAACCAATTTATCTGAATGTTAGTTGGTTTAGCATTATCATTTATTGCTTATGGTTTTATTAGATACTACGAACAAAAATTATACATTTCAATTGCATTCAATGCTGGTGCAAGGCTCAGAACCGAATTAATGACAAAGCTTTACAAATTGCCTGTGAGTTTTTACGACAAAAACAAGTCTGGTAATTTACTTTCTACCTTAATCGTAGATATAAACAACATTTCTAACTCATCATTCCAAATGTTGACACAAACTTGAACTAGTTTCTTTAATATTCTTATTTCAATCATTGTGATGTCAATTGTTTCTGGATTATTAACAATTATTGTTTTACCAATTTCGATTTTATTATTTGGATTTGTATTCTTATTTATGAAAAAATCACAGCCATATTTTGTGCGTGTTCAAGATGCTTTTGGGCGTCTTAATGCCTTTGTAGAAGAGATGGTTGCAAATACTAAAGTAACAAATGCATTTAACCAACGTGAAAAAGTTTACAAAGAATTAGAAGAAATTACTTTAAACATTAGAAACTCAGCATATAAGGGTGATTCAATTGCAAAATTATTCGATACATGATATGGTTTAATTTCAAACACCGTTATCTTGTTAATTACAGTTTTAGCAGCACAATTTGCGTTAAATGGTACAAATATTTGAACATCAGTACCATTTTTCCAAACCGGATCAGGTGGTCGAGCAAATAGTGCGGTAATAATCTTATATGTTTCATTAAACTGAAACTTTATGGGACCATTCCAAAATATACTTTCAAGTTTATTTAATGCACAAGTTGGTATTGCATCAACAAGCCGTGTATTTAAACTCATCAGTATACAAGAACCTTCAAGAGATCATGAAACAATTATTATTGATAATATTAAAGGTGAAGTTGAATTTAAAGATGTTTACTTTAAGTACAATCCTGAAGCCTTAGAATATCAATTAAAGGCAGCATCATTCAAAGTAAAAGCAGGTCAAACAGTTGCCATTGTTGGACCTACTGGTGCTGGTAAAACCACAATTATCAACTTATTAAGTAAATATTATGACTATGAGCGTGGTTCAATTACAATTGATGGAAACGAAATTAGAAACATTAATACAAAATCATTACGTGATAATATGACAATTGTTTTACAAGATTCATTCTTATTTAATGAAACAATTTTAGAAAACCTTAAAATGAGTAATAAAAATGCTACTTTTGAAGAAGTTGAAAAAGCTGCAAAAATGACCAATGTGCACCACTTTATTATGTCGCTTCCAAATGGATATGACACTGTGGTAGAAAATAATGGTTCTAATATTTCTCAAGGTCAAAGACAATTATTATCATTAACAAGAGCTATTTTAAGTAATAAAAGTTTATTAATTCTTGATGAAGCAACATCAAATATTGATTCAAGCACTGAACAAATTGTTCAAGCTTCAATGTTAGAATTAATGAAAAATAAAACATCATTTGTTATAGCTCACAGATTAAGTACAATCAAAAATGCTGACTTAATTATAGTTGTAAATAATGGTTTAATTCTTGAGCAAGGAACACACAAATCATTATTAGAAAAACAAGGTTTTTACTACAATTTATACACTTCACAATTTGATTTATAA
- a CDS encoding ABC transporter permease, with the protein MKLWQLFRRNIKMFLRDPKQIFFTFLSPLIIFCAFFLFARGIYKDQFKESFFQDYALLPQTVKDAVYAFVSDTNSQIDVNAFYPKPGDFNIINPSILTQENIKALFNIKDVANTQTQYADTFLLIGLVSLTTFTTAITLCSNIVVDRERKVLNDLYITSTSSSIIRFSYLIYNILINIVVSTFIYGIALSLLAIDGVYSFSIFDALGIWGAILLGCVLNSAIFVFIFSYVKSTHVFVAALIGLVVISGFVLGAFIPLRNLSNGVKEFASVIPSTQISNLIRSLALENGPVIFKEGQAADSAVLFGQTIQNYYSAIYAGGFAAIAIALNFIILPKQKR; encoded by the coding sequence ATGAAACTTTGACAACTATTCCGCAGAAACATTAAAATGTTCCTTCGAGATCCAAAACAAATTTTCTTTACTTTCTTATCACCATTAATTATCTTTTGTGCATTTTTCTTATTTGCACGTGGTATTTATAAAGATCAATTTAAAGAATCATTTTTTCAAGATTATGCACTACTTCCACAAACTGTAAAAGATGCTGTTTATGCCTTTGTGAGTGATACAAACTCGCAGATAGATGTTAATGCATTCTATCCTAAACCAGGTGATTTTAATATTATTAATCCATCAATCTTAACGCAAGAGAATATTAAAGCATTATTTAATATTAAAGATGTAGCTAATACTCAAACTCAATATGCAGACACATTTTTATTAATCGGACTAGTATCATTAACAACATTTACAACTGCTATAACATTGTGTAGCAACATTGTTGTGGACCGTGAGCGTAAAGTATTAAATGATTTATACATCACATCAACATCAAGCAGTATTATTCGTTTTAGTTACTTAATTTATAACATCCTAATTAATATTGTAGTTTCTACATTTATCTACGGTATAGCATTATCTTTATTAGCAATAGATGGTGTTTATAGTTTTAGTATATTTGATGCATTAGGGATCTGAGGTGCTATACTATTGGGCTGTGTGCTTAATTCAGCAATCTTTGTATTTATCTTTAGCTATGTTAAATCAACGCATGTATTTGTAGCGGCACTAATTGGGCTTGTAGTTATTTCAGGGTTTGTTTTAGGTGCATTTATACCTTTAAGAAACTTATCAAACGGAGTAAAAGAATTTGCTTCAGTTATACCGTCAACACAAATCAGTAACTTAATTCGTTCATTAGCGCTTGAAAATGGGCCCGTAATATTTAAAGAAGGGCAAGCAGCAGATTCAGCAGTGTTATTTGGACAAACAATTCAAAACTACTATTCAGCAATTTATGCAGGTGGTTTTGCGGCTATAGCTATTGCATTGAACTTCATCATTCTACCAAAACAAAAACGTTAA
- a CDS encoding ABC transporter ATP-binding protein — protein MSKEEKNLNDYIIVINNLRKTFGKKVAINDLSFKVKKGELFGFLGLNGAGKTTTLNIIMGLLSKNKGEITIDGLDIKHNINKVRNKIGIVFQDSLMDPTLSVYDNIYCRASLYNHINKKDIKQIVNDIIEEFELTDLKKRTYGSLSGGQRRRVDIARALVHKPEILFLDEPTTGLDPNSRVLVWDILNKIRKTRNLTILLTTHYMEEANECDYAIIIEKGNKLVEGTPAELKRIYAPARVKIYDDKNVMLEKVFEQYPNYTKDGNVYILDFKEYNDALKFVRKHNYILDDFELIKGTMDQVFLKVTGKEEK, from the coding sequence ATGAGCAAGGAAGAAAAAAACTTAAATGACTACATCATAGTAATAAATAACTTGCGTAAAACCTTTGGTAAAAAGGTTGCAATCAACGATTTATCATTTAAAGTTAAAAAAGGTGAACTTTTTGGTTTCTTAGGACTTAATGGAGCAGGTAAAACAACCACTTTAAACATCATTATGGGACTGCTTTCAAAGAACAAAGGCGAAATCACCATTGATGGTTTAGATATTAAGCACAATATCAACAAAGTTCGCAATAAAATAGGTATTGTATTTCAAGATTCGCTAATGGATCCAACATTAAGTGTTTATGACAACATTTATTGTAGAGCATCATTATACAATCACATTAATAAAAAAGATATCAAGCAAATTGTGAATGATATCATTGAAGAATTTGAACTAACTGATTTAAAGAAAAGAACTTATGGAAGTTTATCAGGTGGTCAACGTAGACGTGTAGATATTGCTAGAGCGCTTGTACATAAACCTGAAATACTTTTCTTAGATGAACCAACAACAGGTTTAGATCCCAATTCTAGAGTACTTGTTTGAGATATCTTGAACAAAATTAGAAAAACACGTAACTTAACTATTTTGTTAACTACACACTATATGGAAGAAGCAAATGAATGTGATTATGCAATTATAATTGAAAAAGGTAATAAATTAGTAGAAGGAACACCTGCAGAACTTAAACGTATCTATGCACCTGCTAGAGTTAAAATTTATGATGATAAAAACGTGATGTTAGAAAAGGTTTTTGAACAATATCCAAACTACACAAAAGATGGAAATGTCTATATCCTAGACTTTAAAGAATATAATGACGCATTGAAATTCGTTAGAAAACACAATTATATTCTTGATGATTTTGAACTAATCAAAGGAACTATGGACCAAGTATTTCTAAAAGTAACAGGTAAGGAGGAAAAATAA